A window of bacterium contains these coding sequences:
- a CDS encoding oligosaccharide flippase family protein, whose amino-acid sequence MFRTTIEKLIRKDRSAPSFSVNVIYHFASRILSFVLGIVGSIIVARYLGPRGKGIVNTLQTFLSFYQVMVLLGLPIALEYFIANKKYPIKDIIGSFCSFVLYFFFPLTFAFILLTPYLASSFLKGVPSLLLRVSLLISLLTVYLSPLSYSLLALRRFNYSFLINTLSIFFRLVLLASFLILLKWGVWGALASEWFLIPISTALSFYFLNDVIRPEHFSPHLNREVLKGMLKYGAVISLGDILWMVNTRFDVFVVNAYLGARHVGLYMTGVNYTELLRLFAASIHIVLFPQVSSVSPQEARSLTSLLTRLLPFYYLPSALILYFFAPLIIPLLFGSAFRPSISVIPYLLPGIISWMYTGFLAHHILGRGYPQYNLYGSLTGSILTILLDFLLIPRWGIIGASIASSIAYSLAFFVILIFFQKLEKISLKDIFLPRKNDLVVLIEKLKEIAKKIKGSQKQ is encoded by the coding sequence ATGTTTAGAACGACTATAGAAAAACTCATAAGAAAAGATAGAAGCGCACCTTCCTTCAGCGTAAATGTCATCTATCACTTTGCTTCAAGGATTCTCTCCTTTGTCTTGGGAATAGTCGGCTCAATTATAGTCGCTCGCTATTTGGGTCCAAGGGGAAAAGGAATAGTCAATACCCTCCAGACCTTCCTTTCCTTCTACCAGGTAATGGTCCTCTTGGGTCTCCCTATCGCCCTTGAATATTTCATCGCGAATAAGAAATACCCAATAAAGGATATAATCGGGTCATTCTGTTCCTTCGTCCTCTATTTTTTCTTTCCCCTGACATTCGCTTTCATTCTTCTAACTCCCTACCTCGCCTCCTCTTTCCTCAAGGGTGTTCCCTCTCTTTTACTACGGGTCTCTCTCCTCATCAGCTTATTAACAGTTTACTTATCCCCTCTAAGCTATAGCCTTTTGGCTTTAAGAAGATTCAATTATTCTTTCCTAATAAACACGCTCTCCATCTTTTTTCGCCTTGTCCTCCTTGCCTCTTTCCTAATCCTACTGAAATGGGGAGTATGGGGGGCTTTAGCCTCTGAGTGGTTTTTAATCCCCATTAGCACCGCTTTATCTTTCTATTTCCTGAACGATGTGATTCGCCCAGAGCATTTTTCCCCTCACCTTAATAGGGAAGTATTAAAAGGCATGCTGAAATATGGCGCGGTAATTTCCCTTGGAGACATTCTGTGGATGGTCAATACTCGATTTGATGTCTTTGTTGTGAATGCGTATTTAGGGGCTAGACATGTAGGGTTATATATGACCGGCGTGAACTACACAGAGCTTTTACGGCTTTTCGCCGCTTCAATTCACATCGTTTTATTCCCCCAAGTTTCATCTGTTTCCCCTCAAGAGGCAAGGAGTTTAACCTCTTTACTCACCCGCCTTCTTCCCTTTTATTACCTCCCTTCCGCTTTAATCCTCTATTTTTTCGCCCCTTTAATTATTCCCCTCCTATTCGGTTCCGCGTTTCGCCCCTCAATCTCTGTCATTCCTTACCTTCTCCCGGGCATAATATCCTGGATGTATACAGGTTTTCTCGCACACCATATCCTCGGTAGAGGTTACCCCCAATATAACTTATACGGAAGTCTCACTGGTTCCATCTTAACCATCCTTTTAGATTTCCTTCTAATCCCTCGCTGGGGGATAATTGGGGCGAGCATAGCCTCCTCAATTGCCTATTCCCTTGCTTTTTTCGTCATTCTCATCTTCTTCCAAAAATTGGAGAAAATATCATTAAAAGATATCTTTTTGCCAAGAAAAAATGATTTGGTCGTCCTTATAGAGAAATTAAAGGAAATCGCAAAGAAAATAAAGGGTTCACAGAAACAATAA